One segment of Streptosporangium brasiliense DNA contains the following:
- a CDS encoding serine/threonine-protein kinase has product MPEQQTRVLADRYELIAPLGRGTMGTVWRAYDRSLGREVAIKEIRQESGLSEAQRAELRERMIREGRTAARISHPSVATVHDAIIEDGSPWIIMELVQARSLEQVIEEEGPLPPRLVAEIGVDLLGALRAAHAQGVLHRDVKPGNVLITESGRVVLTDFGIAKAEGDTNLTKTGMVIGSPGYTAPERARGEHTGPESDLWSLGATLYFAVEGRPAYERSSVAETLAALMTDRADPPTQAGPLRPVLEQLLERDHTARLTSAQAAAALRAVAETPSTSAGSAPVRPVAQVAPAVPVTPAAPVAPVRPPAPASAAPAGPAAPAAPVPAPADEEYDADRTMLVVRPKGGLRLPTGHPSPAAAGPPPAPASPQDTPAVGLPADRLPGSAPAGPGAPAPGGPGPSGPPRRGMPATGGHGPAAPGTPVAGGRGPAAPGTPVAWGPGSPVGPRPGSAPDDQPADAGWLPGHGGPVPPGPWQQPGPGTPDGPPHQPGPGVPGGHPHQAGPEEPRRGDPRYQGLGTDLFAIAGQGGKGEQTTTPPRTRVGLIVLMGVAALALVLIVILAAATLS; this is encoded by the coding sequence ATGCCGGAACAGCAGACGCGCGTGCTCGCTGACCGCTACGAGCTGATCGCACCGCTCGGCCGGGGGACCATGGGCACGGTTTGGCGTGCCTACGACCGTTCCCTGGGCCGCGAGGTCGCGATCAAGGAGATCCGCCAGGAGTCCGGGCTCAGCGAGGCACAGCGCGCCGAACTTCGAGAGCGGATGATCCGCGAGGGCCGCACGGCTGCCCGCATCAGCCATCCCTCCGTGGCCACCGTCCATGACGCGATCATCGAGGACGGCAGCCCGTGGATCATCATGGAGCTCGTGCAGGCGCGCTCCCTTGAGCAGGTGATCGAGGAGGAGGGTCCGCTGCCGCCCCGGCTGGTCGCCGAGATCGGGGTGGACCTCCTCGGGGCGCTGCGCGCCGCCCACGCCCAGGGGGTGCTCCACCGCGACGTCAAGCCCGGCAACGTGCTGATCACCGAGAGCGGCCGGGTGGTGCTCACCGACTTCGGCATCGCCAAGGCCGAGGGCGACACCAACCTCACCAAGACCGGCATGGTGATCGGCTCCCCCGGATACACGGCGCCCGAACGGGCCCGCGGGGAGCACACCGGCCCCGAGTCGGACCTCTGGTCGCTGGGCGCCACGCTCTACTTCGCGGTGGAGGGCCGGCCGGCCTACGAGCGGTCCTCGGTGGCCGAGACCCTCGCCGCGCTGATGACCGACCGGGCCGACCCGCCGACCCAGGCCGGGCCGCTCCGCCCCGTGCTGGAGCAGCTCCTGGAGCGGGACCACACGGCGCGGCTGACCTCCGCCCAGGCGGCGGCGGCGCTCCGGGCCGTGGCCGAGACCCCCTCGACCTCGGCAGGGTCCGCACCCGTCAGGCCGGTGGCGCAGGTGGCGCCCGCCGTGCCCGTCACCCCCGCGGCCCCGGTCGCGCCGGTGCGCCCTCCCGCCCCGGCGAGTGCCGCCCCTGCGGGCCCCGCGGCTCCGGCCGCCCCCGTTCCGGCCCCGGCGGACGAGGAGTACGACGCCGACCGCACCATGCTGGTCGTCCGCCCCAAGGGGGGCCTGCGCCTGCCCACCGGCCACCCGTCCCCGGCCGCCGCCGGGCCGCCGCCCGCTCCGGCCTCCCCCCAGGACACCCCGGCGGTGGGTCTCCCGGCGGACCGCCTGCCGGGCAGCGCGCCGGCCGGGCCCGGAGCACCGGCCCCGGGCGGGCCTGGGCCGTCCGGCCCGCCCCGGCGGGGCATGCCGGCCACGGGCGGGCACGGCCCGGCCGCGCCGGGCACGCCGGTCGCGGGCGGGCGTGGTCCGGCCGCGCCGGGCACGCCGGTGGCCTGGGGGCCGGGGTCCCCGGTGGGACCGCGGCCGGGAAGCGCCCCGGACGACCAGCCGGCGGACGCCGGGTGGCTGCCCGGTCACGGGGGCCCCGTGCCACCGGGCCCCTGGCAACAGCCCGGACCGGGAACACCCGATGGCCCCCCGCACCAGCCGGGACCGGGCGTGCCCGGCGGCCATCCGCATCAGGCGGGACCTGAGGAGCCCAGGCGGGGCGACCCGCGGTATCAAGGGCTGGGGACCGACCTGTTCGCGATCGCGGGACAGGGCGGCAAGGGAGAGCAGACGACCACGCCGCCCAGGACCCGGGTCGGCCTGATCGTCCTCATGGGGGTCGCGGCCCTCGCCCTGGTGCTGATCGTGATCCTGGCGGCGGCGACCCTGAGCTGA
- a CDS encoding GNAT family N-acetyltransferase, with product MLAGLTFDVVPATAALRSVYAAAFAPPPWCETSDQIDAFAERLAAHVRMPGFHCDVAYLDGEPAGFTYGFPTPDPWPEDRLYLPIADAVGDLSVLASRFEVHEVAVDPRCAGRGLGAALVRRIAAAAGRSWLVTSPRATAAVRLYERLGWRCLREFTARGETFRVYLSPGA from the coding sequence GTGCTTGCAGGGCTGACCTTCGACGTAGTGCCGGCCACCGCAGCCTTGAGGTCGGTCTACGCGGCGGCGTTCGCACCGCCGCCGTGGTGCGAGACCTCCGACCAGATCGACGCCTTCGCCGAACGGCTGGCCGCCCACGTCCGGATGCCCGGATTCCACTGCGACGTCGCCTATCTGGACGGTGAGCCCGCCGGGTTCACCTACGGTTTCCCGACCCCGGATCCCTGGCCGGAGGACCGCCTCTACCTCCCCATCGCCGACGCGGTCGGCGACCTGTCGGTCCTGGCCTCCCGCTTCGAGGTCCACGAGGTCGCGGTCGACCCCCGCTGCGCCGGCCGTGGCCTCGGCGCCGCCCTGGTCCGGCGCATCGCCGCCGCCGCGGGCCGGTCCTGGCTGGTCACCTCGCCCCGGGCCACCGCCGCCGTCCGCCTCTACGAACGTCTCGGCTGGCGCTGCCTGCGCGAGTTCACCGCCCGTGGCGAG
- a CDS encoding serine/threonine-protein kinase → MRAPSGYLLAARYRLSEPVGRGGMGTVWRAHDELLGREVAVKEVRLPLVLDEELRAELCARTEREGRATAMVAHPSVITVFDVVTEDERPWIVMELLRARSLEQLLQDRGPLPPRQVAEIGRQVLGALRAVHAKGILHRDVKPSNVLVTDDRAVLTDFGLAALEGDVSITQAGIVLGSAGYIAPERVLGAKAHPSADLWSLGATLYTAVEGRGLHGRRTAAAALAALTSGEPIPMEKAGPLTPVLQGLLKIDPNARLDAVRASLMLARVAAGGTAEEPIARTASKPVRSTATITVPPFNRRPQHRGTHRVGSAPIPAPLPVPTPVPQPRGHRRPAEGVHRKPVERPPAQRPFIRFMTPFIRLVLPRLLWPRELRKRG, encoded by the coding sequence ATGCGTGCGCCGTCCGGATACCTTCTTGCAGCGCGCTACCGGCTGTCGGAGCCGGTCGGGCGCGGCGGCATGGGCACCGTCTGGCGAGCACACGACGAGCTGCTCGGCCGCGAGGTGGCCGTCAAGGAGGTGCGGCTGCCCCTCGTCCTCGACGAGGAGCTGCGTGCGGAGCTGTGCGCCAGGACCGAACGTGAGGGGCGGGCGACCGCGATGGTCGCCCATCCCTCGGTGATCACCGTCTTCGACGTCGTCACCGAGGACGAGCGCCCCTGGATCGTGATGGAGCTGCTCCGGGCCCGATCCCTGGAGCAGCTCCTCCAGGACCGGGGCCCGCTGCCGCCGCGCCAGGTGGCGGAGATCGGGCGGCAGGTCCTGGGCGCGCTGCGGGCCGTGCACGCCAAGGGGATCCTGCACCGCGACGTCAAGCCCAGCAACGTCCTGGTGACCGACGACCGGGCGGTGCTCACCGACTTCGGGCTGGCCGCGCTCGAAGGCGACGTGTCGATCACCCAGGCGGGCATCGTGCTCGGCTCGGCCGGATACATCGCTCCCGAGCGCGTGCTGGGCGCCAAAGCCCACCCCTCCGCCGACCTGTGGTCGCTCGGCGCGACCCTCTACACCGCCGTCGAGGGCCGCGGCCTGCACGGGCGCCGTACGGCCGCCGCCGCGCTGGCCGCCCTCACCAGCGGCGAGCCCATCCCGATGGAGAAGGCCGGACCGCTGACCCCGGTGCTGCAGGGCCTGCTCAAGATCGACCCGAATGCCCGGCTCGACGCGGTGCGGGCCTCGCTGATGCTCGCCCGGGTGGCGGCCGGCGGCACCGCCGAGGAGCCGATCGCCCGGACCGCGAGCAAGCCCGTCCGGAGCACCGCGACGATCACGGTCCCGCCGTTCAACCGCCGCCCGCAGCACCGCGGGACGCACCGGGTGGGCTCCGCGCCGATCCCGGCCCCGCTGCCTGTGCCGACCCCGGTCCCGCAGCCCCGCGGGCACCGGCGCCCGGCCGAGGGGGTGCACCGCAAACCGGTGGAGCGCCCCCCTGCTCAGCGTCCGTTCATCCGGTTCATGACACCTTTCATCCGGTTGGTGCTCCCACGACTTCTGTGGCCCAGGGAACTCCGTAAGCGCGGATAA
- a CDS encoding superoxide dismutase, whose translation MGDYTLPDMPYDYAALEPAITGEILELHHSKHHAAYVKGANDTLERLAEARDKGEFGGLVGLEKTFAFNLSGHVLHSIFWQNLSPDGGDRPDGELAAAIDEHFGSFDAFQKQLTTATAGVQGSGWGILAWEPLSRRLVVEQVYDHHGNVGMNTTPLLVFDAWEHAYYLQYRNVRPDYVEKLWGLVNWADVTERFSTVTSTKI comes from the coding sequence ATGGGCGACTACACCCTTCCGGACATGCCCTACGACTACGCGGCGCTGGAGCCCGCGATCACCGGCGAGATCCTGGAGCTGCACCACTCCAAGCACCACGCCGCCTACGTCAAGGGGGCCAACGACACGCTGGAGCGGCTGGCCGAGGCCCGCGACAAGGGTGAGTTCGGCGGCCTGGTCGGACTGGAGAAGACCTTCGCCTTCAACCTGTCCGGGCACGTGCTGCACTCGATCTTCTGGCAGAACCTCTCCCCCGACGGCGGCGACCGCCCCGACGGCGAGCTGGCGGCGGCGATCGACGAGCACTTCGGCTCCTTCGACGCCTTCCAGAAGCAGCTCACCACCGCCACGGCGGGCGTCCAGGGCTCCGGCTGGGGCATCCTGGCCTGGGAGCCGCTCTCGCGCCGCCTGGTCGTCGAGCAGGTCTACGACCACCACGGCAACGTCGGCATGAACACCACCCCGCTGCTGGTCTTCGACGCCTGGGAGCACGCCTACTACCTGCAGTACCGCAACGTGCGCCCCGACTACGTCGAGAAGCTGTGGGGGCTCGTCAACTGGGCGGACGTCACCGAGCGTTTCTCAACAGTTACGAGCACGAAAATCTGA